The following are encoded together in the Gemmatimonadaceae bacterium genome:
- a CDS encoding UPF0182 family protein encodes MTSRRWLALLLVAGAVSLLVARELSQFYAGYRWYRAAGALSLWEARLSSLLLLRLAGGAALSVFAFANFYAVRQSVVSLVLPRRIGNLDIGEEVSSRALTSMALGLALIVAAALALSLTDWTGFLLARIGRPFGETDPYFAADLGFFVYRLPFEVTLFTWATASTLCVAAVVVFLYVLTPGLRWEQGRLHLSEYVRRHLAVLGGVIMLLLAWHFRLEMYGTLLDGTGPNGALTAVDHRVRIPGSLLLSMITFACGLIVVWAGGTGQRRLALTALLGALVAGVATRDVAPIVARRIFEDGPDAAARERPYEATRAGYTRRAYAVDRIVVSDSSAAFATLAEAAVGVPDWDARPLARAVESESRLGPGARVAWESRRDGLVGVIASPQPPPAPGQAAPVGIVVRTLASAADARGAPVRLPAAGSDDDALLLAPSIILDTASGYAVVPDSGGRVAGAPLTSPLERLAEALSVQNLRLWFQELPEPRPVLVTVRDARQRVAAVAPFFAQGSEVVPLVVGDSLTWAIDLYSASSTYPLSQRFVMAGKERSYFQHAATALVASSTGVVRLVADSVLDPLAATWVQAFPALFVRAGAVEPPLLGDLPPAIDGLRAQSLAFGRYGTRINSGAPGHPAVVDGADSMLAAQLPVFALPRGGPTALEIPLLDAAERVRGILVGEGGARHRTVWLANAGPLPSWQAVLDRLGAADSIARPANVTAVHGVVRAFALGRGVAFMQPTYRWTPGAVPALLHVAYLVNDTVRIAPTLRGAAGVVLPSTDSGPASRRTRQTMLALYQEMRDALRRGDWDAFGKAFDTLGALLSRPQP; translated from the coding sequence GTGACGTCCCGGCGCTGGCTCGCCCTGCTCCTCGTCGCCGGCGCCGTCTCGCTGCTGGTGGCCCGCGAACTGTCGCAGTTCTATGCCGGGTATCGCTGGTACCGGGCGGCGGGGGCGCTCTCGCTCTGGGAGGCCCGCCTCTCCTCGCTGCTGCTGCTCCGGCTCGCCGGCGGCGCCGCCCTCTCTGTGTTCGCGTTCGCCAACTTCTACGCCGTGCGCCAATCGGTGGTCTCGCTGGTGCTGCCGCGGCGCATCGGGAATCTGGACATCGGCGAGGAGGTCTCCAGCCGCGCGCTCACCAGCATGGCGCTGGGACTCGCCCTGATCGTCGCCGCGGCCCTCGCGCTGTCCCTCACCGATTGGACGGGCTTCCTGCTGGCTCGGATCGGCCGGCCGTTCGGGGAGACCGATCCGTATTTCGCCGCCGACCTCGGGTTCTTCGTGTACCGGCTTCCGTTCGAGGTCACGCTGTTCACCTGGGCCACCGCCAGCACGCTCTGCGTGGCCGCCGTCGTCGTGTTCCTGTACGTCCTCACCCCCGGCCTCCGGTGGGAGCAGGGCCGGCTGCATCTCTCGGAGTACGTGCGCCGCCACCTCGCCGTGCTCGGCGGCGTGATCATGCTCCTGCTCGCGTGGCACTTCCGGCTCGAGATGTACGGCACGCTCCTCGACGGCACCGGCCCGAACGGCGCGCTCACCGCGGTTGATCACCGCGTGCGCATTCCGGGCAGCCTGCTGCTGTCCATGATCACGTTCGCCTGCGGCTTGATCGTGGTCTGGGCGGGCGGCACCGGACAGCGGCGCCTGGCGCTCACGGCGTTGCTCGGCGCCCTCGTCGCGGGTGTCGCCACGCGCGACGTCGCGCCGATCGTGGCCCGGCGCATCTTCGAGGACGGTCCCGACGCCGCCGCGCGCGAGCGCCCGTACGAGGCGACGCGAGCCGGCTACACGCGGCGCGCCTATGCCGTGGACCGGATCGTCGTTTCCGACTCGAGCGCCGCGTTCGCCACGCTCGCCGAAGCCGCCGTCGGCGTGCCCGATTGGGACGCCCGTCCGTTGGCGCGCGCCGTGGAATCCGAGTCTCGGCTCGGTCCGGGCGCCCGGGTTGCCTGGGAGAGCCGCCGCGACGGGCTCGTGGGCGTGATCGCATCGCCGCAGCCGCCACCGGCGCCCGGCCAAGCGGCCCCCGTGGGCATCGTGGTACGCACGCTGGCCTCGGCGGCCGATGCGCGCGGCGCGCCGGTTCGGCTGCCCGCGGCCGGGAGCGACGACGACGCGCTGCTGCTCGCGCCGTCGATCATCCTCGACACGGCCAGCGGGTACGCCGTGGTCCCCGACTCGGGCGGCCGCGTGGCCGGCGCACCGCTCACGTCGCCACTCGAACGGCTCGCCGAAGCGCTGAGCGTGCAGAACCTGCGCCTCTGGTTCCAGGAACTGCCCGAGCCGCGTCCCGTGCTCGTCACCGTGCGCGACGCGCGCCAACGCGTCGCCGCCGTCGCGCCCTTCTTCGCGCAGGGCAGCGAAGTCGTCCCACTGGTGGTGGGCGACTCGCTGACCTGGGCCATCGACCTGTACTCGGCCTCGTCCACATATCCCCTCAGCCAGCGGTTCGTCATGGCCGGCAAGGAGCGGAGCTACTTCCAGCACGCGGCCACCGCACTCGTCGCCTCCAGCACCGGGGTCGTGCGCCTGGTCGCCGACAGCGTGCTCGACCCCCTCGCCGCCACCTGGGTCCAGGCGTTCCCCGCGCTGTTCGTGCGCGCGGGCGCCGTCGAGCCGCCGCTGCTCGGCGACCTCCCGCCGGCCATCGACGGCCTGCGCGCGCAATCGCTGGCGTTCGGCCGCTATGGCACCCGGATCAACAGCGGCGCGCCCGGGCATCCGGCCGTCGTGGACGGCGCCGACAGTATGCTCGCCGCACAGCTCCCCGTATTCGCGCTCCCGCGCGGCGGTCCCACGGCGCTCGAGATTCCGCTCCTCGACGCGGCGGAGCGTGTGCGCGGCATTCTGGTGGGCGAGGGCGGCGCCCGCCACCGCACCGTGTGGCTCGCGAACGCCGGGCCCCTTCCGTCCTGGCAGGCGGTGCTCGACCGCCTCGGCGCGGCCGATAGCATCGCGCGCCCCGCCAACGTGACGGCGGTGCACGGCGTGGTTCGCGCCTTCGCGCTCGGACGCGGCGTGGCGTTCATGCAGCCCACGTATCGATGGACGCCCGGCGCCGTCCCGGCGCTCCTCCACGTGGCGTATCTCGTCAACGACACCGTGCGTATCGCGCCCACGCTGCGCGGCGCCGCGGGCGTCGTCCTGCCGTCCACCGACTCCGGGCCCGCCAGCCGCCGGACCCGGCAGACGATGCTCGCGCTCTACCAGGAAATGCGCGACGCGCTGCGCCGCGGCGATTGGGACGCGTTCGGCAAGGCGTTCGACACGCTGGGCGCGCTCCTGTCCAGGCCCCAGCCATGA
- a CDS encoding carbamate kinase, translating to MTERPAPHTAIVALGGNALAPSGEASTVHDQFRHARESLAPIVDLIIAGWNMCIVHGNGPQVGDELVRNELARRDASPLPLGVLVAETAGWIGYMIQQSLDNALRRAGHPREVVTVITQVQVDRHDPALGTPTKFIGHPLTPERARQVEAEGYAVRPDGRGRLRRVVGSPAPLAVHEASVVRRLLDAGVVVIACGGGGAPIYDDPSLGWEGVDAVVDKDLAAAVLARDLGAELLLILTDVDAVYADWGTPRQRPLSTLTADDAARMDRAGAFGEGSMAPKIRAAIDFVRRTGGRAIITELSRGRDAVRGAAGTTITAE from the coding sequence ATGACCGAGCGCCCCGCGCCGCACACCGCCATCGTCGCGCTGGGCGGCAACGCCCTCGCGCCGTCCGGGGAGGCCTCGACCGTCCACGACCAGTTCCGCCACGCGCGCGAGAGCCTGGCCCCGATCGTCGATCTGATAATCGCCGGCTGGAACATGTGCATCGTCCACGGCAACGGGCCGCAGGTGGGCGACGAGTTGGTGCGCAACGAGTTGGCGCGCCGCGACGCGAGTCCGCTGCCGCTCGGCGTGCTCGTGGCCGAGACCGCCGGCTGGATCGGCTACATGATCCAGCAATCGCTCGACAATGCGCTCCGGCGGGCCGGGCACCCCCGCGAGGTCGTCACGGTCATCACGCAGGTCCAGGTCGACCGCCACGACCCGGCGCTCGGGACGCCCACCAAGTTCATCGGCCATCCGCTCACGCCGGAACGCGCGCGTCAGGTGGAGGCCGAGGGGTACGCGGTGCGGCCCGACGGACGCGGCCGCCTGCGGCGCGTGGTGGGAAGTCCCGCGCCGCTCGCCGTGCACGAGGCTTCGGTCGTGCGGCGGCTGCTCGACGCCGGCGTGGTCGTGATCGCGTGCGGCGGCGGCGGGGCGCCCATTTACGATGATCCGTCGCTAGGTTGGGAGGGTGTCGACGCCGTCGTGGACAAGGATCTGGCGGCAGCAGTGCTGGCGCGCGATCTGGGCGCTGAGTTGCTGCTCATCCTCACCGACGTCGACGCCGTCTATGCAGATTGGGGAACGCCGCGACAACGGCCGCTGTCGACTCTGACGGCGGACGACGCGGCCCGCATGGACCGCGCGGGCGCATTCGGGGAAGGGAGCATGGCCCCGAAGATCCGCGCGGCGATAGACTTCGTGCGCCGCACCGGCGGCCGCGCGATCATCACAGAGCTGAGCCGGGGACGCGACGCGGTTCGCGGCGCAGCCGGAACGACCATCACCGCGGAGTAG
- the sucC gene encoding ADP-forming succinate--CoA ligase subunit beta: MNIHEYQAKEILRAQGVPIPPGEVATTPDQAEAIAKKFGGTVVIKAQVHAGGRGKAGGVKLAKDPAEARAVAAKILGMHIKGLTVEKVLVTPAADIASEAYVGVILDRASKRPVFMVSPAGGIDIEEVAAKTPDKIRRLPVDTRYGLLGYQALELGFFLYDDLKKARAAGAIMQKLYAAFMQSGASLAEINPLVVTVAGDVVALDAKMVIDDNELDRRPEIAALRDESSEAPSEVDARKSNLTFIKLEGDVGCVVNGAGLAMATMDLVKYYGGEPANFLDIGGSSNPEKVVNALRIITADASVKAILFNIFGGITRTDDVANGIVTATRANPLKVPIVIRLTGTNEEIAVKILKDNGFSASADMDEAVKQAVALAKGGKAA, encoded by the coding sequence GTGAACATTCACGAGTATCAGGCCAAGGAGATTCTGCGCGCCCAGGGCGTGCCGATCCCCCCGGGCGAAGTGGCCACCACCCCGGACCAGGCAGAAGCGATCGCGAAGAAGTTCGGTGGCACCGTGGTCATCAAGGCGCAGGTGCACGCCGGCGGCCGCGGCAAGGCGGGCGGCGTGAAGCTCGCCAAGGATCCCGCCGAGGCCCGCGCCGTGGCGGCGAAGATCCTCGGCATGCACATCAAGGGGCTCACCGTGGAGAAGGTGCTGGTGACTCCGGCCGCCGACATCGCCAGCGAGGCGTACGTGGGCGTCATCCTCGATCGTGCCTCCAAGCGCCCGGTGTTCATGGTGAGCCCGGCCGGCGGCATCGACATCGAGGAGGTCGCCGCCAAGACCCCGGACAAGATCCGGCGGCTCCCCGTGGACACGCGCTATGGACTCCTCGGGTATCAGGCGCTGGAGCTCGGATTCTTTCTCTACGACGACCTCAAGAAAGCGCGCGCCGCCGGCGCCATCATGCAGAAGCTGTACGCGGCGTTCATGCAGAGCGGCGCGTCGCTGGCCGAGATCAATCCGCTCGTCGTCACCGTGGCCGGCGACGTCGTGGCGCTCGACGCCAAGATGGTGATCGATGATAACGAGCTCGATCGCCGTCCCGAGATCGCCGCCCTGCGCGACGAGAGCTCCGAAGCCCCCAGCGAGGTGGACGCGCGCAAGTCCAACCTCACCTTCATCAAGCTCGAGGGTGACGTGGGCTGCGTGGTGAACGGGGCGGGCCTCGCCATGGCTACCATGGACCTGGTCAAGTACTACGGCGGCGAACCCGCCAACTTCCTGGACATCGGCGGCTCGTCCAACCCCGAGAAGGTGGTGAACGCGCTCCGCATCATCACCGCCGACGCGAGCGTGAAGGCCATCCTGTTCAACATCTTCGGCGGCATCACCCGCACCGACGACGTGGCCAACGGCATCGTGACCGCCACCAGAGCCAATCCACTCAAGGTGCCGATCGTGATTCGGCTGACCGGCACGAACGAGGAAATCGCGGTGAAGATTCTCAAGGACAACGGATTCTCGGCGTCCGCCGACATGGACGAAGCGGTGAAACAGGCCGTGGCCCTCGCCAAGGGAGGGAAGGCCGCGTGA
- the sucD gene encoding succinate--CoA ligase subunit alpha has translation MSIFIDNSTTVIVQGITGRDGSFHTKQMIEYGTKVVGGVTPGKGGQTFENTVPIFNTMHDAVAATGANTSVIYVPPVFAADAIMEAADAGIKFIVAITEGVPVLDMTRVYPFVKEKGARLLGPNCPGLITPGQSKVGIIPGRICTLGHVGVVSRSGTLTYEIVYQLTRAGLGQSTCVGIGGDPINGTNFIDCLAAFEKDPHTRAVAMMGEIGGTDEQEAAAFVKQHMTKPVVGFIAGQTAPPGRRMGHAGAIISGSSGTAAEKIAAFEAAGMGIAKRPIDFVDLIKARLK, from the coding sequence GTGAGCATCTTCATCGACAATTCCACCACCGTCATCGTGCAGGGCATCACCGGCCGCGACGGCTCGTTCCACACCAAGCAGATGATCGAATACGGCACCAAGGTCGTCGGCGGCGTCACGCCGGGCAAAGGCGGCCAGACGTTCGAGAACACGGTGCCGATCTTCAACACGATGCACGACGCCGTGGCCGCCACCGGCGCCAACACGAGCGTCATCTACGTGCCGCCGGTGTTCGCCGCCGACGCGATCATGGAAGCCGCCGATGCCGGCATCAAGTTCATCGTCGCCATCACCGAAGGCGTGCCCGTGCTCGACATGACGCGGGTGTACCCGTTCGTGAAGGAGAAGGGCGCCCGCCTGCTCGGCCCCAACTGCCCGGGGCTCATCACGCCGGGACAATCCAAGGTGGGCATCATTCCCGGCCGCATCTGCACCCTCGGCCACGTCGGCGTCGTGAGCCGCTCCGGCACCCTCACCTACGAGATCGTCTACCAGCTCACCCGGGCCGGCCTCGGCCAGTCCACCTGCGTGGGCATCGGCGGCGACCCGATCAACGGCACCAACTTCATCGACTGCCTGGCGGCGTTCGAGAAGGACCCGCACACCAGAGCCGTGGCGATGATGGGCGAGATCGGCGGCACCGACGAGCAGGAAGCGGCCGCGTTCGTCAAGCAGCACATGACCAAGCCCGTGGTCGGATTCATCGCCGGCCAGACCGCGCCGCCGGGCCGCCGCATGGGCCACGCCGGCGCGATCATCTCGGGATCGTCGGGCACGGCGGCCGAGAAGATCGCCGCGTTCGAGGCCGCCGGCATGGGCATCGCCAAGCGCCCGATCGATTTCGTGGACCTGATCAAGGCGCGCCTCAAGTAG
- the ndk gene encoding nucleoside-diphosphate kinase codes for MAHHQTLTIIKPDAFAAGKAGKIIAHLEGQGFVIRAARVMHLTQAQAGEFYAVHRDRPFYASLVTFMTSGPCMPIVLEKPDAVAALRKAIGATDPAEAEAGTVRKLYAESKERNAIHASDSDENAERESRFFFAESDQIAAM; via the coding sequence ATGGCGCACCATCAGACGCTGACCATCATCAAGCCCGACGCCTTCGCGGCCGGGAAAGCCGGCAAGATCATCGCCCATCTCGAAGGGCAGGGGTTCGTGATCCGCGCCGCGCGCGTGATGCACCTCACCCAGGCGCAGGCCGGCGAGTTCTACGCCGTCCACCGCGACCGGCCGTTCTACGCCTCGCTCGTCACCTTCATGACCTCCGGCCCGTGCATGCCCATCGTGCTCGAGAAGCCCGACGCGGTTGCGGCCCTGCGCAAGGCGATCGGCGCCACCGACCCCGCAGAGGCCGAAGCGGGCACGGTGCGCAAATTGTACGCGGAGTCCAAGGAGCGGAACGCCATCCACGCCTCGGACAGTGACGAGAACGCCGAGCGCGAGTCCCGCTTCTTCTTCGCGGAGAGCGATCAGATCGCCGCCATGTAA
- a CDS encoding DUF177 domain-containing protein gives MLSFDIRDLESNAVAVDTTLSAADPIWQPGDPVPPDGVRVTGRLSAAGPGRFYWHGRLAGSATMPCRRCLTDTPVAVQDEAHLIFAATGGEEPEDPDVYMFGPRDRELDLRPAVRELWLLNAPTFVLCREDCKGLCPTCGADLNAGSCGCPTAHDARWDTLHKLDSSPST, from the coding sequence ATGCTGTCCTTCGACATTCGGGACCTCGAGTCCAATGCGGTGGCGGTGGATACCACGCTGTCCGCCGCCGACCCGATCTGGCAGCCCGGAGATCCGGTGCCACCCGATGGCGTTCGTGTGACCGGTCGCCTCTCGGCGGCCGGCCCCGGGCGGTTCTACTGGCACGGCCGTCTCGCCGGCAGCGCGACGATGCCGTGTCGGCGCTGTTTGACCGACACCCCGGTCGCGGTGCAGGATGAGGCGCATCTCATCTTTGCCGCCACCGGCGGTGAAGAACCTGAGGACCCGGACGTGTATATGTTCGGGCCGCGGGACAGGGAGCTCGATCTTCGCCCGGCTGTCCGGGAATTGTGGCTGCTCAATGCGCCGACGTTCGTGCTGTGCAGGGAGGACTGCAAGGGACTCTGTCCCACCTGCGGGGCCGACCTGAACGCCGGTTCCTGTGGTTGCCCCACCGCCCACGATGCGCGTTGGGACACGCTGCACAAACTCGATTCTTCCCCCAGCACGTAG
- the rpmF gene encoding 50S ribosomal protein L32: protein MAVPKRRTSKRKKRARNTHKKAPAIALQKCPRCQAMKRPHRVCDECGYYAGKQRVAAKEA from the coding sequence ATGGCCGTCCCGAAGCGTAGAACCTCCAAGCGCAAGAAGCGCGCCCGCAACACCCACAAGAAGGCGCCGGCAATCGCGCTCCAGAAGTGCCCGCGGTGTCAGGCAATGAAGCGCCCGCATCGGGTCTGTGACGAATGCGGATATTACGCCGGTAAACAGCGAGTCGCCGCCAAGGAAGCCTGA
- the plsX gene encoding phosphate acyltransferase PlsX: MARIALDAMGGDHAPQATVAGALLAVAELDPAHSVVLVGRSAIIEQTLDEALRGEHAALATFRDRLRVVDAPEIIEMAEKPSAAIRAKPNSSMMVGLRMHAEGACDAFVSAGNTGAQMAASMVLLRLYEGLKRPAIVTIFPTAEKPVVVLDAGANVDCSAAELVQFARLGAVYAHDMLGRANPAVGLLNIGEEAEKGNAVTKEAHALLAQSGLHFVGNVEGRDLPAGHNHQSALDVVVCDGFVGNAILKFYEAVAPLMVGLLVKAGLPKDRIMGALRQLDYSEYGGAPLLGVRGVSIICHGRSSPRAIASAIKVAVQAVDNHLAEHIGKRLAGPEGAAGATA, translated from the coding sequence TTGGCGCGGATCGCGTTGGACGCCATGGGGGGCGATCACGCCCCGCAGGCGACCGTTGCCGGCGCCCTCCTCGCCGTCGCCGAGCTCGATCCCGCGCATTCCGTAGTACTCGTCGGCCGGTCGGCGATCATCGAGCAGACGCTGGACGAGGCGTTGCGTGGCGAGCATGCCGCGCTCGCCACGTTTCGCGACCGCCTGCGCGTCGTCGACGCCCCCGAGATCATCGAGATGGCCGAGAAGCCGAGCGCGGCCATCCGCGCCAAGCCCAACAGTTCGATGATGGTGGGGCTGCGCATGCATGCCGAGGGCGCGTGCGATGCCTTCGTCTCGGCAGGTAACACCGGCGCCCAGATGGCTGCGTCCATGGTCCTCCTCCGCCTGTACGAAGGCCTCAAGCGGCCCGCCATCGTCACGATCTTCCCCACGGCCGAGAAGCCCGTCGTCGTCCTCGACGCCGGCGCGAACGTCGATTGCTCCGCCGCCGAACTCGTGCAGTTCGCGCGACTCGGCGCCGTCTATGCCCACGACATGCTCGGCCGCGCCAACCCGGCCGTCGGCCTCCTGAACATTGGTGAGGAAGCCGAGAAGGGGAACGCCGTGACCAAGGAAGCCCACGCGCTCCTCGCGCAGTCGGGCCTCCACTTCGTGGGCAACGTCGAAGGCCGCGATCTGCCGGCCGGCCACAACCACCAGAGCGCCCTCGACGTCGTGGTATGCGACGGCTTCGTGGGCAACGCGATTCTCAAATTCTACGAGGCCGTCGCCCCGCTCATGGTCGGACTGCTCGTCAAAGCGGGCCTGCCCAAAGACCGCATCATGGGCGCCCTCCGCCAACTCGACTACTCCGAGTACGGCGGCGCTCCGCTGCTCGGCGTCCGCGGCGTGAGCATCATCTGCCACGGCCGCTCTTCGCCCCGCGCGATCGCGAGCGCGATCAAAGTCGCCGTGCAAGCGGTGGACAACCACCTCGCCGAACACATCGGCAAGCGCCTGGCCGGTCCCGAAGGCGCCGCAGGAGCCACCGCATGA
- a CDS encoding beta-ketoacyl-ACP synthase III — translation MKRPIVYFAGTGRGIPERVMTNHDFAAIGVETSDEWIVERTGIRERHIAAAGETTCTMAAVAARQAMERAGIHAGDIDTIVLSTATTDRLLPSTAVDLQAELGATRAAAFDISAACAGFIYGTTIAEGLIAAGTAQTVLVVGAEKMSSIIDWKDRATCVLFGDGAGAAIVRPAKRDRGVLGTFIRSDGALANLLYRPAGGAAHPFDEQVLQDRSFYVKMAGREVFKHAVRSMADACDRVLDAAKLTSANIDLLIPHQANNRIIEATAKHANMPMDKVYVNVDRYGNTSSASIPIALDEAIETGRVTEGMTVLLVGFGAGFTWGSMVIRF, via the coding sequence ATGAAACGTCCCATCGTGTACTTCGCAGGCACCGGTCGGGGCATTCCCGAGCGCGTGATGACCAACCACGACTTCGCGGCCATCGGGGTCGAGACGTCCGACGAATGGATCGTCGAGCGCACCGGCATCCGCGAGCGGCACATCGCCGCCGCCGGCGAGACCACCTGCACCATGGCTGCCGTCGCGGCCCGTCAGGCCATGGAGCGGGCCGGCATCCACGCGGGCGACATCGACACGATCGTCCTCAGCACGGCCACCACCGACCGTTTGCTGCCGTCCACGGCCGTCGACCTGCAGGCCGAACTCGGCGCTACGCGCGCGGCGGCGTTCGACATCAGCGCTGCCTGCGCCGGGTTCATCTACGGCACGACCATCGCCGAGGGGCTGATCGCCGCCGGCACGGCGCAGACGGTGCTCGTGGTGGGCGCCGAGAAGATGAGTTCGATCATCGACTGGAAGGACCGCGCCACCTGCGTCCTCTTCGGCGACGGGGCGGGCGCCGCCATCGTGCGTCCCGCCAAGCGGGACCGCGGCGTCCTCGGCACGTTCATCCGGAGCGACGGCGCCCTCGCCAATCTGCTCTACCGCCCGGCCGGCGGTGCCGCCCACCCGTTCGACGAGCAGGTGCTGCAGGACCGCAGCTTCTACGTCAAGATGGCCGGCCGCGAAGTGTTCAAGCACGCCGTGCGATCGATGGCCGACGCCTGCGACCGCGTGCTCGACGCCGCCAAGCTCACCAGCGCCAACATCGACCTGCTCATCCCGCACCAGGCCAACAACCGGATCATCGAGGCCACCGCGAAGCACGCGAACATGCCGATGGACAAGGTCTACGTGAACGTGGACCGCTACGGCAATACGTCGTCGGCGTCCATTCCGATCGCCCTCGACGAGGCCATCGAGACCGGACGCGTGACCGAGGGCATGACGGTGCTGCTCGTGGGCTTCGGTGCCGGCTTTACCTGGGGTTCGATGGTCATCCGGTTCTGA